One window of the Saccopteryx bilineata isolate mSacBil1 chromosome 2, mSacBil1_pri_phased_curated, whole genome shotgun sequence genome contains the following:
- the SPAAR gene encoding small regulatory polypeptide of amino acid response produces METAVIGMVAVLFVVTVAITCILCCFSCDSRAQDTQGGPGRSFTVATFQQEASLFTGPSRHAQAVVGARDFWTFM; encoded by the coding sequence ATGGAAACGGCTGTGATTGGTATGGTGGCAGTGCTGTTTGTGGTTACCGTGGCCATCACCTGCATTCTCTGCTGCTTCAGCTGTGACTCGAGAGCCCAGGATACTCAGGGGGGCCCTGGTCGCAGCTTCACAGTGGCCACGTTTCAGCAGGAAGCTTCTCTCTTCACCGGGCCAAGTCGCCATGCCCAGGCAGTGGTGGGTGCCCGGGACTTCTGGACCTTCATGTGA
- the HRCT1 gene encoding histidine-rich carboxyl terminus protein 1 produces MLGLLWSTTLVGLITGSAVAVLLLLLLLVTCLHSGQQDPDVEQNRPAVRRNRVRRTKPWFFRGRGRLGHFHHPHRPGHVPHMHHVGLHHHHQHRLHKAHAHRGHH; encoded by the coding sequence ATGCTGGGCCTCCTGTGGAGCACGACTCTGGTGGGCTTGATCACAGGCTCTGCTGTGgctgttctgctgctgctgctgctgctggtcaccTGCCTGCACAGCGGACAGCAGGACCCTGACGTGGAGCAGAACCGTCCTGCTGTGAGGAGAAACCGAGTTCGGCGGACCAAGCCTTGGTTCTTCCGGGGCCGGGGCCGCCTGGGACACTTTCACCACCCCCATCGTCCTGGCCATGTGCCTCACATGCACCACGTGggcctccaccaccatcaccaacacCGCCTCCACAAGGCCCACGCCCACCGAGGCCACCACTGA